The window CATGGCTTTTTAAGATGAGCAGATAGTGCAGACTAAACTAACCTTCACCAAGGTTGTGAAGAGTCTGTGTAGACTCTACACCACCACTCGAGTTAAGCTTCCTGGTAACCGAGTGTCCCTGAATAACACCAAACCAAATAGAGTCAAAGACTCATACAGATGAAGAAGCAAAAAAACATCATCATCACCTTTACCTTATCATTGATTCCTCTGGAGATCCTATGAGTAGCTTCACCCGTAGTCTTATCCGCCTCTCTGCTTTCCTCAACCACCACCTAGAAACAGAAAGCCAATTAGTACTCGGAGAGATTCCATAAATGGAAAGGATgttaaaaaaaaggagagagacAAACATACTCCATCACTGCCTGCTCTTCTGGTTCTACTAGATGTATAGTAAGCACCATCTATGCCTCCATATGTAACCTTAGAGGTGTGATGCCTGAATGTTTTAGTTTGATTCTGCGCACCTTCTCTTATATTGAAGTCACTCCTTTGATTCACATTCTGaatcttcctctcagctacaacAACCAACCAAGGAAAAAACAGACAAATACATAAGCTGTTTATTGGATAGAACCAGTAAACAAAGTTCTGGAATTACCATCAGAATCATCTTCAGGGTGCTCAACGGATGGCTGATTCTCTGAACCAGTATGTTCTTCGTCACTTCCAATATCtttcccttcttcttcttcttcatcagatGGTAATTCTTCAATTGTTAACCCTCTCCCAccattgttgttgttattaCTAAAGGAAGTAGCACCAGAACTAAAGGTGTTTGGTTCGAGCAAATCCTCAAACGGCCTAGTGAAGAAGGGATCATCAAAAGGATCTCTTCCTCCAAACAAGCTACCTCTAAATGCTCCGAAACTTCCAAATCTACCACCAAATGGATCACCCATCTTCACAAATCTGcaatcttttttttcaaaaaaattagtaacAAAGTTAGGCACATGACATGGCCTTAAGAGAAGTTCATTAATCAAAGTTAGATGTCTAAGGACaacctacttttttttttccctgtTAGACTCAGACAACAGACGTTGGAAGAGATCTTTGAAGGACAAGACCTAAGAGATAAGAGTACCTGAGATAGAATCCGAGAAGAAACCAGAAACTCCACAGACAAGTCCCTGATtaaaaagacaacatagaagtAACTCTGTTTATTATATACAGGGCCACAATTCTAAAAAGGGAATACCAGTTTGACACGTGTCATTTACACCACAAGCTAGAAGCTTCTTCATCATTCTTCTTGTTAATCCTTGtgaatttttaatttgattttttttaatcacaaaaagcTCAACAAAAGGGATTGACTATTAAGAAGACTGTTATCAATGTGAGACTTGGCTCtacatttataagaaaaatcaGTAAAGACTGTTATCTACTCCTGAAAGAAGAACATCATCTGCTCGTATACCACCTCTAGCCTGTTACTACTCTCAGCGTTCTTCAATGGCGTGGGAATAAACAACAGAACCAACTCTTTACATACATTTTCTCTCGTCCAGGTATTGTTACAGCCTAACAGGTTCTTTTCCTCAGAAATCTTGAGAATCAAAGTCAGGTTTTGACGGGTACTCGAGTCCCTGAAGCTCTGGCATTCGTCTTAAATCTTCTTCAGAGTATGCAGGAATCAGCCAATACTTCTTATCCATACCAAACACCTGAAAAACATAAAACTCCCAAATAAGAAAGTAACTTGATAAGTTCTGAAATAAGTTATCAAAAAATGTACACTCACTTGTTCAAAGTTCTTCTTTCTACCGAGGTCATATGGCCATTTCGGACTTGTTTTCTTCTCATAAGCCTGTTCTCAAAAGTCAATACACGAAATAAAGCTTTTTAACCATGTGATGCACCAAGCTAGAGGATTGAAAAGTAAAGAACATACCTCTATAGTTGTGGTGTTTGCAGATACAAGCGAGATGTGCATGATTAAGAAACCCATAACGCTTAAAGCAAATGCCAGGTTCAAAACTGTGGTAATGAAGATGAAAGATGGATGTGAATATGTGATAAGTCTAGCAGAGAAAATGTATCAAAGATAACAAAAATTTGTGGAGATTGGAAACGTTACCAAATGCAAGAAAAGTAGTAGCAAGGGTGCCTGGTGTTCCAGGTATCTCTTCCTCGCTAAAGAAGGCTATGAAGTGTGGCATGAGAAGTAAAGTCACAAGAGTTGTTTCCAAAAAGGTGTAGAACTGCATTTGAAACACAACAAAGAGGAAGAGATTCAATCACAGATGCATCCTAAGCTCAAAAACAAAACCACTTTGGCACAATTCAACTTCAAGATAGAGGGCTAAGACTGaccaagaagagaagaaaatacTTATAGTTAAGCGCTCCAACACAGTTAACAACCCAAACACAATGGTGGTCCATCTTCAACACACACCTACCACCTGAGTTTAAACACAGGTGATACCTGAGTTGAAGTAAAGAAGGAGCATAAAACAGAAAGTGTAACCGAGAGAGAGCTTACAAACAGAGCAATGATGGCAGCGAGGAGGCTTATGCTGATTACATTTCCTACAGAACCGAGTTCGCTGGTTCGAAGCCTCAGGCTGCAACCCGCCAAACTCCAAACCATTCAACGGATCACACTCTCCCTCCTGCTCCTCTTCGTCCGAAGCCGGCCTCCAATTAGGAGGCACAACACCAGGATCAGTAAACACAACAGAGAAGTAACTCCACAAAAGCATCCCCAACTtcacaacacacacacacatcttTATTATCAGTTTCTTCAGCAAAAGTACGAAGCTTTCGAGAAAACGGTGAAAAGGGTTTACCAGGAAATGAAAAAGGAGTATAACAACGAGAGCTGCGAGAGATTCGAGCCCTCCAACGGATAACGCGGGGCCGTAACTGGTCCAAACGACGGCGTAATAGGACACGCCAACGATGCCTAAGACCATGAGGATCATGATCGATCCGAGTCCGCGTAGAGCTGTGCAGAATTTGAAGACGTTCCACGCCATTGTTGTCCCGGATCTATGCATAGTCAACAACCAATCTCGATCGATggggagagaaaaaaaaatctaatcttTTTTGAAACAGAGCAGAGAATAAAGGTAGAGACTTTTCTTCAGAAATTGAATCCAAGGAGGAAACGAATGTTGGGTTTAGTGAGAAATTGAAGATGCAGAACTCATCGAGGAAGACCAAGCCACCAACCTGAGCTAACCATATAGCATCAACGATTAGTTAAATATAATTACTAAAGTATGTTAACGGTTTGGTAAACAACAAGCCCGtctagctcagttggtagagcgcAAGGCTCTTAACCTTGTGGTCGTGGGTTCGAGCCCCACGGTGGGCgatttattttcactttttcaTCTTTTggttaattattcaaaattaggATATATAAAGTAGAAACGTTTTTTAATGTTTCATCAAGAACATCTTACAAAATGGAAATGGCCAATAAAAGAAATTGATATTTTCAATtcatatacaattttttaaCCCAAAGTCCCCCCATAAAGAGTTTAAAGAAAGCCTTTTGCTTTGCAGCTCTTTATAGCTCCAGTGaatatttttcacttttttatcttttggttaattaatcaaaattagaatatataaagtagaaacatttttttttaatgtttcatcAACAATTAAGAACATCTTACAAAACGGAAATGGCCAATAAAAGAAATTGATATTTTCAATTCATATACAAATTTTTAACCCAAAGTCCCCCCATAAAGAGTTTAAAGAAAGCCTCTTGTTTGGCAGCTCTTTATAGCTCCAGTGAATATTTCGTCGGCTCCATACTTAAACTCGAACCCTGCACTCCTCAGCTTCTTCGACGACAGGCTCATCCTTTTCTCTACTCTATAACTCTTCAAACTTTACGTATCCACAAAcagaatataattaataaattctcaaaaaaagGCTTAAAACAAGAAGACGTAGAAAGAATAATATACTTACTCAACTGAAGGTAACTGAAACTGAGGAAATTTCGTGGACAACAACTCAAAGATCTCATCGATCTTCATCTCCACCGACGAACATATGTATCTACCTTTTGCTACTGGTCTTTCTAGTAGAAATATCATTGCTCTTGCAACGTCATCAATATGCACCATGTTGTAAGTATCGAACAAATACTTCTCCTTGTAATTCCCttcaataattaattaattttactatAGTGAACAATGATTATTACTCAAAAGATAATGCATATGTTTAAACGTAGTTAACCACAAAGAAATACTTCATCCAATTAAATTAATTAGGATTTTTTTTccatatatataatgtaaagTATCTTTGTGCTTAAGAAAAGTTGCATGTTAATCGATTCATAACCAAAGATTGGCCACCCATGACAGAAATTACTATGTGAATATTTGAACCTTGATATGATGAAATCTTAACCATTTGATGACGATAATTTGGttgaaattttaattaagaCACaaatatcctactatataaaaggaactaAATTTGAGACTCATAGACTATGCCACATCacccaaaatatttatatccaaTGAAAGTGCCACATCATCAAGATATACATGTCATCATCTAACCTCATGAAATCTGTATCCATTCCCTTCTCTAACGTTCCCGGTATAACTCCTAAAGACAATCCAAAAACTTTAAAGACAACCGTTCAGCAGCTCCGTAACGACCACTTAGATTCCTGAAAGccttatttaataataaacattCCAATGTCAGATGCCCCTTCGATATCCCCAgctctattatatatatatttctaggGTTTTCGATCTTGCACTATTCCATAGGCCAGCAAAAAAAATTCCAGATTTTATGGCTTCAAAATCAACCTTCATAGTTCCATCGGCAGTTTCCAGTGAAATTTGGGACGCTCATTGGCGTTGAGCTGCTCTTCCTTGACGATAAGGTACAGCCTCATATTCTCAAACCAATAAATTTGTTCCCCTTAATTGCAATTGATATGAATTAGTGACAATGTTCTTGAAATGATTTTTGGTATGTGTTTAAATTCCTTGAGATGCTTCATATGTTATCATGACTCTATTTTTGGTAATGATATTATCATGACACTTTCTGATGGACCTTTTGTTTTTGCAGGCAAAACCTTGCAAGAGTCTATAAGTGGACAGAACAAGCCTGAGTGTCTCAAATGATGACCTGAAGGTATAGT is drawn from Brassica rapa cultivar Chiifu-401-42 chromosome A05, CAAS_Brap_v3.01, whole genome shotgun sequence and contains these coding sequences:
- the LOC103866884 gene encoding uncharacterized protein LOC103866884; this encodes MGDPFGGRFGSFGAFRGSLFGGRDPFDDPFFTRPFEDLLEPNTFSSGATSFSNNNNNGGRGLTIEELPSDEEEEEGKDIGSDEEHTGSENQPSVEHPEDDSDAERKIQNVNQRSDFNIREGAQNQTKTFRHHTSKVTYGGIDGAYYTSSRTRRAGSDGVVVEESREADKTTGEATHRISRGINDKGHSVTRKLNSSGGVESTQTLHNLGEEELSGFEEAWKGNSSLANHESTGSDHSFGGWLLPSLDQTGSSRSARGDKKVVRINIE
- the LOC103866886 gene encoding probable protein S-acyltransferase 14, with protein sequence MHRSGTTMAWNVFKFCTALRGLGSIMILMVLGIVGVSYYAVVWTSYGPALSVGGLESLAALVVILLFHFLLGMLLWSYFSVVFTDPGVVPPNWRPASDEEEQEGECDPLNGLEFGGLQPEASNQRTRFCRKCNQHKPPRCHHCSVCGRCVLKMDHHCVWVVNCVGALNYKYFLLFLFYTFLETTLVTLLLMPHFIAFFSEEEIPGTPGTLATTFLAFVLNLAFALSVMGFLIMHISLVSANTTTIEAYEKKTSPKWPYDLGRKKNFEQVFGMDKKYWLIPAYSEEDLRRMPELQGLEYPSKPDFDSQDF